In Rhodococcus rhodochrous, a single genomic region encodes these proteins:
- a CDS encoding GMC oxidoreductase, with the protein MNTALSRRTFLRGTVVGGAAVAALSLSPIPRARAEVTEERHRAVVVGSGFGGAITALHLGRAGVQTLVLERGIRWPTGPNAETFPHMLQPDRRMSWLSSAPVMTGTPPIPTEPFTGLIERVPGNGMDVMCGAGVGGSSLAYHGMTVQPDGQRFSDSVSSRIDYELLASDHYRRVARMLQVATIPDDLLDHDRYRSSRQFLDRAGSEGYDTFRVPMCIDWDFARRELTGELKPSYTTGDVIYGVNNGGKFSVDVTYLAEAERTGHVTVAPLHRVDDIERAPDGTWIVHVDRIHTDGTVLERKRIITPALFLGGGSAGTTRLLVKAKAKGLVPDLPDGVGTGWGNNGDRVFAVTSPLVSPGDHQGGPACVGMRDYTDPAGPLMIVTGPVPFPVDVGTTTMIGLGIVDGRGVWHYDAGRDDAVLNWDQAYDRELTRAIEARIRRIAGPASIVIDVNAVDINTFHPLGGAPFGAVCDDAGRVHGQSGLYVVDGAKIPGSTGACNPSMTIAALAEYGANHIVSRDLDRVF; encoded by the coding sequence GTGAATACTGCGCTGTCCCGCCGTACCTTCCTGCGGGGAACCGTCGTCGGCGGTGCGGCTGTTGCCGCGTTGTCGTTGTCCCCGATCCCACGCGCACGCGCCGAGGTCACCGAGGAGCGCCATCGGGCGGTCGTCGTGGGCAGCGGATTCGGCGGTGCGATCACCGCGCTGCATCTCGGCCGGGCCGGTGTGCAGACGCTGGTCCTCGAACGGGGCATCCGCTGGCCCACGGGACCGAACGCCGAGACGTTCCCTCACATGCTGCAACCGGACCGGCGGATGTCGTGGTTGTCGTCCGCCCCGGTGATGACCGGTACTCCGCCGATCCCGACCGAACCGTTCACCGGGCTCATCGAACGGGTTCCGGGGAACGGTATGGACGTCATGTGCGGCGCGGGGGTCGGCGGGAGTTCGCTGGCCTATCACGGCATGACCGTGCAGCCCGACGGGCAGCGATTCTCCGATTCGGTGTCCTCGCGTATCGATTACGAGCTGCTGGCCTCCGACCACTATCGGCGGGTGGCGCGGATGCTGCAGGTCGCGACCATCCCGGACGATCTGCTCGACCACGATCGGTACCGTTCCTCACGCCAGTTCCTGGACCGTGCAGGTTCGGAGGGCTACGACACGTTCAGGGTGCCGATGTGCATCGACTGGGACTTCGCGCGACGGGAGCTGACCGGGGAACTGAAACCGTCCTACACGACCGGCGACGTCATCTACGGAGTCAACAACGGCGGTAAGTTCTCGGTCGACGTCACCTATCTCGCCGAAGCCGAACGCACGGGGCACGTCACGGTCGCGCCGCTGCACCGGGTCGACGACATCGAGCGGGCACCGGACGGCACCTGGATCGTGCACGTGGACCGGATCCACACGGACGGAACGGTTCTCGAACGCAAGCGGATCATCACACCGGCGTTGTTTCTCGGCGGCGGATCGGCCGGCACGACCCGTCTTCTCGTGAAGGCGAAGGCGAAGGGACTCGTCCCCGATCTTCCCGACGGCGTCGGAACGGGATGGGGCAACAACGGTGACCGGGTGTTCGCCGTGACGAGTCCGCTCGTCAGCCCCGGCGACCATCAGGGCGGGCCCGCCTGTGTGGGTATGCGCGACTACACTGACCCCGCCGGACCGTTGATGATCGTCACCGGTCCGGTGCCGTTCCCCGTCGATGTGGGAACGACCACGATGATCGGTCTGGGGATCGTCGACGGCCGAGGAGTGTGGCACTACGACGCCGGCCGCGACGATGCGGTCCTGAACTGGGATCAGGCGTACGACCGGGAACTCACCCGCGCGATCGAGGCCCGCATCCGGCGGATCGCGGGACCGGCTTCGATCGTCATCGACGTCAACGCCGTCGACATCAACACTTTCCATCCGCTCGGCGGTGCGCCGTTCGGGGCGGTGTGCGACGACGCCGGTCGCGTGCACGGCCAGTCCGGCTTGTACGTGGTGGACGGCGCAAAGATCCCGGGATCGACCGGAGCGTGCAATCCGTCCATGACGATCGCGGCGCTCGCCGAGTACGGCGCCAACCACATCGTCTCGCGCGACCTGGACCGCGTGTTCTGA
- a CDS encoding TetR family transcriptional regulator: MTEQSTTETAGEESASTQTSRPALGSTQSPGTGLRPAQRARYMRIIASAEELASEGGYDAVQMRAVADRSGVALGTVYRYFPSKNHLLVVALVLEFETAAEAVTTAEIPGDSAAERLMGVLRGVMPRLSENPLRYDALIRAAMFADASSAPELDRLGEVLTRLFAQASGIDIVTEEVLNAVRIIADVWMSALVAWVAGRQSVEEVLAHMDTAVTLVFDRLNRLQRAS, encoded by the coding sequence ATGACGGAGCAGTCGACGACGGAGACCGCGGGCGAGGAGTCGGCGTCGACGCAGACCTCACGACCGGCCCTCGGGTCCACCCAGTCGCCCGGTACAGGCCTGCGGCCGGCGCAGCGGGCGCGATACATGCGGATCATCGCCTCTGCCGAGGAGCTCGCCTCGGAGGGTGGTTACGACGCCGTGCAGATGCGGGCGGTCGCAGATCGATCCGGTGTCGCCCTCGGCACGGTCTACCGGTACTTCCCGTCGAAGAACCACCTGCTCGTCGTGGCGCTCGTACTCGAATTCGAGACCGCCGCCGAGGCTGTGACCACCGCGGAGATCCCGGGCGACAGTGCCGCCGAGCGCCTCATGGGCGTCCTGCGCGGGGTGATGCCGCGTCTGTCCGAGAACCCGCTGCGTTACGACGCGCTGATCCGGGCGGCGATGTTCGCCGACGCGTCCTCGGCACCCGAACTCGACCGTCTCGGTGAGGTGCTCACCCGCTTGTTCGCCCAGGCGTCGGGCATCGACATCGTCACCGAAGAGGTCCTCAACGCCGTGCGGATCATCGCCGACGTGTGGATGTCGGCGCTGGTCGCCTGGGTGGCGGGCCGGCAGTCGGTCGAGGAGGTTCTCGCCCACATGGACACCGCCGTCACGCTCGTGTTCGACCGGCTGAACCGACTGCAGCGGGCGAGCTGA
- a CDS encoding FAD-dependent oxidoreductase — protein sequence MSTDLHPLPADSVSTWDHEADVVVAGYGIAGVSASIEAARAGADVLVLERTGGWGGAASLSGGIVYLGGGTPLQKALGFEDTPENMKAFMLAALGPGADEAKITEYCEGSVEHYEWLVDNGVVFKESFWGEPGWEIPGDDGLMYSGGENSAPFNEIATPAPRGHVPQMTDKRTGEKGGGYMLMQPLSQVAESLGVRAEYDVRVQRLIVDGDGRVVGLAAKQYGKDVHIRARRGVVLATGSFAYNKEMVESYAPQLSGRPGAAIEEHDGRAIRMAQALGADLAHMDATEVAFFGDPQLMARGILVNGRGQRYVPEDTYPGRIGQLTLLKNDNQAYLIIDEQAYEEGCAATSSTPFFRFRPKWVAETVAELESDMELPAGTLQATVEVYNRHAENGSDPVLGKKSEWVKPIGSPIAALDLRNCTAGFTLGGLRTSVNSEVLHVSGDAIPGLFAAGRCTSGVCAWGYASGTSLGDGSFFGRRAGLSAAKG from the coding sequence ATGAGCACCGATCTCCACCCCCTCCCCGCCGACAGCGTCTCCACCTGGGACCACGAAGCCGACGTCGTCGTCGCCGGTTACGGCATCGCCGGCGTCTCGGCGTCCATCGAGGCCGCCCGCGCGGGTGCCGACGTGCTCGTGCTCGAGCGGACCGGCGGGTGGGGCGGCGCGGCCTCGCTGTCGGGCGGCATCGTCTACCTCGGCGGCGGCACGCCGCTGCAGAAGGCCCTCGGGTTCGAGGACACACCCGAGAACATGAAGGCGTTCATGCTCGCCGCACTCGGGCCGGGAGCCGACGAAGCGAAGATCACCGAGTACTGCGAGGGCAGCGTCGAACACTACGAGTGGCTCGTCGACAACGGTGTGGTGTTCAAGGAGAGCTTCTGGGGCGAACCCGGCTGGGAGATCCCCGGCGACGACGGGCTGATGTACTCCGGCGGCGAGAACTCCGCACCCTTCAACGAGATCGCGACGCCCGCCCCGCGCGGCCACGTCCCGCAGATGACCGACAAGCGTACCGGCGAGAAGGGCGGCGGGTACATGCTCATGCAGCCGCTCTCACAGGTCGCCGAAAGCCTCGGCGTGCGCGCCGAATACGACGTTCGGGTGCAGCGGTTGATCGTCGACGGCGACGGACGCGTCGTGGGCCTGGCGGCCAAGCAGTACGGCAAGGACGTCCACATCCGGGCCCGCCGCGGCGTCGTCCTCGCGACCGGCAGTTTCGCGTACAACAAGGAGATGGTCGAGTCGTACGCGCCGCAGCTCAGCGGTCGCCCGGGTGCGGCCATCGAAGAGCACGACGGCCGCGCGATCCGCATGGCGCAGGCGCTCGGCGCCGATCTCGCGCACATGGACGCCACCGAGGTCGCCTTCTTCGGCGACCCGCAGTTGATGGCCCGCGGCATCCTCGTCAACGGCCGTGGTCAGCGCTACGTCCCCGAGGACACCTATCCCGGTCGCATCGGCCAGCTGACGCTGCTGAAGAACGACAACCAGGCGTATCTGATCATCGACGAACAGGCATACGAGGAGGGCTGTGCGGCAACGAGTTCGACACCCTTCTTCCGGTTCCGCCCGAAGTGGGTCGCGGAGACCGTCGCCGAACTCGAATCCGACATGGAACTGCCCGCCGGAACATTGCAGGCGACCGTCGAGGTCTACAACAGGCATGCGGAGAACGGCAGCGATCCGGTGCTGGGCAAGAAGAGCGAGTGGGTCAAGCCCATCGGCAGTCCGATCGCCGCGCTCGACCTCCGCAACTGTACAGCCGGTTTCACGCTCGGCGGTCTGCGCACCTCGGTGAACTCGGAGGTGCTCCACGTGTCCGGCGATGCGATCCCCGGCCTGTTCGCCGCGGGTCGCTGCACGTCGGGTGTGTGCGCGTGGGGGTATGCGAGCGGCACGTCGCTGGGCGACGGAAGCTTCTTCGGGCGTCGCGCCGGTTTGTCGGCCGCGAAGGGCTGA
- a CDS encoding LLM class F420-dependent oxidoreductase, with protein sequence MRHGITLFTSDRGIRPDVAASTAESRGFDSFYVPEHTHIPIRRESAHPGTGNETLPDDRYMRTLDPWVALGLAAAVTSTIKLGTSVALPLEHDPITLAKTIASLDHLSGGRVHFGVGFGWNAEELADHGVPPKKKRTALREYLEAMQALWTEEEASYAGDFVAFGPSWAWPKPVQQPRPPIFLGAGSTDRNFGWIVRHADGWITTPTEDNVVDNVARLHKAWADAGRTGTPEILALAGRHDAEQLKLWEDAGVTEVIFGLPDRAQDDVVAYIDRLASKLDH encoded by the coding sequence GTGCGCCACGGAATCACCCTGTTCACGAGCGACCGGGGAATCCGTCCCGATGTCGCCGCCTCGACCGCGGAAAGTCGCGGTTTCGACAGTTTCTACGTACCCGAACACACCCACATCCCGATCCGCCGCGAATCCGCACACCCGGGAACGGGCAACGAGACCCTCCCCGACGACCGCTACATGCGCACCCTCGATCCGTGGGTTGCACTGGGCCTCGCAGCCGCGGTGACGTCGACGATCAAGCTGGGCACCTCCGTCGCGCTTCCCCTCGAGCACGACCCCATCACGCTCGCCAAGACCATCGCGAGCCTCGATCATCTCTCCGGTGGCCGCGTGCACTTCGGCGTCGGATTCGGTTGGAACGCCGAGGAACTCGCCGACCACGGTGTACCGCCGAAGAAGAAGCGCACTGCCCTGCGCGAATATCTCGAAGCGATGCAGGCGCTGTGGACCGAGGAGGAGGCCTCCTACGCGGGCGATTTCGTCGCGTTCGGTCCGAGCTGGGCGTGGCCGAAACCCGTGCAGCAGCCACGGCCCCCGATCTTCCTCGGCGCCGGCTCCACCGACCGCAACTTCGGCTGGATCGTCCGCCACGCCGACGGGTGGATCACCACACCCACGGAGGACAACGTCGTCGACAACGTCGCCCGTCTGCACAAGGCGTGGGCCGACGCCGGTCGTACCGGAACTCCCGAAATCCTCGCTCTGGCAGGACGTCACGACGCCGAACAACTGAAACTCTGGGAGGACGCCGGGGTCACCGAGGTGATCTTCGGACTGCCCGACCGCGCCCAGGACGACGTCGTCGCGTACATCGACAGACTCGCCTCGAAACTCGACCACTGA